The sequence CGCCGCGCCCCAGCCACTCATTTAACCGCTCACTTTGTGCTTTGCCCTGTTTGGCGTCTGCATAAATCCCTGTACCCCAATACACATACCGAATTGTCTCTGCGGGCCAAAAATATTCAGGGCGCATAGTCCCCATGATGCCGCCGTTGTAGCCTGCCAGCGCCAGGCGCTCATCGCCGCCGCGCGTATCCAGCGCGTTTTTCAGGTGCGCCAAACCTCGGAAGGCATTCGTTTCTGGGTCGTATGTATCCTCACCGAGCGAGAAATGATACGGCATCACCTGGAATAGCCCCATCGCCCCGGCATACGAAAGCGCCCGCGTATCTCCGCACGATTCAATCTGCATCACCGTAGCCGCCAAATTGGGGTCCAGGCCGTAGTGCTCGCTCCAGGCGGCAATTTCATCGCCCCAGCGTTGCACTTCGGGCGTAAAGAGGGGGGCAATCTTCCCGCTGTACA comes from Chloroflexota bacterium and encodes:
- a CDS encoding transglycosylase SLT domain-containing protein, with translation MPRHTTQHFNSQAASENKSRGCLWFTGLTFGVALPPLTVLILGLLMTVVLGQIDITALAADGSLNTAMYSGKIAPLFTPEVQRWGDEIAAWSEHYGLDPNLAATVMQIESCGDTRALSYAGAMGLFQVMPYHFSLGEDTYDPETNAFRGLAHLKNALDTRGGDERLALAGYNGGIMGTMRPEYFWPAETIRYVYWGTGIYADAKQGKAQSERLNEWLGRGGASLCAQAAGR